The Rosa chinensis cultivar Old Blush chromosome 7, RchiOBHm-V2, whole genome shotgun sequence DNA segment CAAACACATATAAACCTTGCATGGTGATACAAAGGTATGTCTAGTTTATAGTTCATAGTACCTCATCTCATTAATGATTAATCACCAGCTTGACAACTCCGATGCGGTTTTGGAGTCTCCATGCTTCTACATTTCCTACACAGTAGATTTTGATTTATATCATATCCATAACAGAAGAATTTGTCTGTATTGGCTTACAAGATTATGAATTCCATGGTCCGTAATTGAAGGTAACTTACAAAGTTTTGCATGCGATAAGGACTACCCGAGTATCATGTTATGCTGCTCCACTGCTACTTTGAGATCTCACCTGCCAAAAAATCATCATTACAATTCTATATAGTTTTGCATCAAATTTTACATAAGCATCTCCTAGTCtcaaatgcagaaacttaaagaATCCAGAGCATTGGAAAAGACTTGTAGTTCGTACATGACCTTAGGAAACAAAGTCACCTCTCGGAGTTACAAAAAAGTTTAGAAATTGTGAATCCTAAAACTCGTAGAACAAGTCACCCAGTCCTCGTGATAGAAGAAATATACACCTTAGTGTTCCACTGCTGACAAAACCCATGTCATGCTGTTCTTCTGCTTTTTTGTGATTCTTTTTACTAGAATTTGGTTCCACTGGACTCCAATAGGATTTCCAAGTCAGTTTTCACCATGACCAAGTTGTTTTGAACCGCAACCCTCATTGAATATCCTCTACATTATTTGTCCTTTTGGTGAATTTGAATGAGATGTCCTTTTGGGGAATTTGAATGAGATCAGTTTGGGCCACATCCACTCTTCCCTCTCTTCCTTGCTATAAACTTCAGCTCAATAGGATAAGAAGATCTATGGAAATCAGATACTGGATTTATAGAGTGAAATTAATTCGAATCTGAAAAATATCTAGCAAGTGGAACTTCAAGCCTTCGACTGAGATATTACCTATTTTAGGTAAGTCTCATCCACTGTTCAAATGGATGACACTGGCAGACAGTTTTCCTTGCTAATTGCTAGTGCATCACTGCTTCAGACAGGTCCGGCATGGAACTTATTTTTTCTAGTTAAGCAACCAGCATCTCCAATCTTGTCTTACAGACACAAGGGACATTTAATTTATATCCCCCAAATATCTTAGTAGTTTCTAATCACTCACTCCAAGCGGTTTTTGGTAGTTGCAGTTTAAACCTAGACATGGGGAAGGTCTAGTAGTGTGAAATctgaaaaatataacttattaAAGAATGGGAAAATTGAACCTCCATCATGTtcaatttaaagaaaatttgCTACCATATATATGCTGCTTCTCCAGTTATGCTAAATTTGATTCTTTGTCAAGGCATGGCCAAATTTCTGCGAAATAACAACCATATAAGCATTTCTTTAagcatcattttttttctttctaaaatgaacattcaaaataaaaatcaatgaaAGTATATATATTAGAACAAAACAACAAACCTCGGGGGACATTTGGAAACTTAGCAGTAGACCGAATGGGACTATGGGTCACACTGGCACTTCCATCTTTTTCATGCAACAAAAAGCTTCTGCTACTAAGGCAAGAAAATCAAATGCAATGTAAATTAGATATTGAATTTTGAAATATTAGAATACAAGAACTACCAAGTGCAAATTCAAGCTTCAACTGCTACATATATAGAAATGCTTCAGATACAGATGTACATCTAGTTAAGAGCCAAGTAACGCCAATATATGCAAAGGAAAGCTTCGAAAATGCTCCTGCATCAAATGTTAGTCAATATGGATTTCATTTCTTAACCTATAGTTAAAGCATGTTCTAACAACTAgagcaaaagaaagaagaagaattgtcTCCTTAAAAAAACACAAGTGGTGTGCATAGATGGTCAAATAAGCATGTCTCCAAGGCACTTTTATCGATGGAGGAGAGGAactaaagcatatatatatatatatatatatatatatatatatatatattaaaacatAACAACCTTATGTTGCCTTCAGGTGAGTTGATGGAAACTTGAAGATAAATTCAATTCAGACCTTGGGGGCAAATCCACTCTTCTGATGCCAAGGAAGCTAGCTATGGAAACTAATGATATTAGAATTTAACAACTGTCAACTAAAAGCACTCTCTAAACTATTGCATAGGATCATTTCAGATGATTGTGATAAATTACCTAATGAATATAAGAAACTGACCAACCAGTCAAACGGATACCAGAAGTCAAGAGAAGTGTTTGTATCTGCTTAACATCCCACCTGCATAGAATGTGTTGATCAAGatcatatatatttatttaatcTATCTGGATTTTAAACAATCTTTGATAGTTCAAGACCTTAGCAACCAGTACTTGTAATCACTGGAATTCAGTATGATGCAGTTACTAACAATTATAGTCTTCTCTCATATGATGATGATCAAGTGTCAGTCGGGTGTCAAGAACTGAAGACATATCTTTCCAGAAAGTGTCTCCTTGAACCATAGGAATAATATTTTAAGAGTACTGTACCAGTGTATGGAGGTATATAGCTTACCATAGCACCTCATTAGCTTGACAACCAACAACATTTTGAGTCCTTATGATTAAAGATTTCCACCAATAACAGGGGAAGATTGTGGTCTACACAATATGCATAACACAACCTTTATTACTAGAAAATTAAGTAAGAATTTTAATCTGAAGTTGGGCTTATGAAGTGAAGGAATACCAGAGTGTCATCATGTCTTGAGAACTCCAGCAACTGCAAACTTTAGAATCTACACTATTTTCTGCAAAGTTCATGACGATAAATTACAATCTTTTGCATATAATTTTCACATTAGGTTTCATATAGCCTCACATCCAAACACTTGAGAAGCGTGAAACATCAATTACTAACTTCCTACATGTTATAATTGCACCCTTTGAACTTACTTGTAAGTGAAGAAAGAAACCAGAAGTGTGAATTCAAATGCCCTTGAGCAGGAGTTGAATGCTGAGCCCGAACTATTGGAAGAGGCAATAAAAGTATTATAAGCAACTAGTAAGATCTTCAATGTGGAGTATGCTCTTGGCTTCTGTCACTGCCTTAAAAACCAAGACCCTTGATAATGCTCAATTGCTGTGATACTTTTAACCTCTTGAATCTTGATATGGAGGTGCCGTTGTATTCATATCCTCATTCAAGGGACAGTCCTGACCATAACAGAAGGAACCTGTGATATTATAGATGGACCTGCAACATTATAGATTGGTACACTGACATCAACAACTAGAAAAATAAGATTCCAAGTTTTATAAATTTGAAGATAGAATAGACACATGATCGAGTTCTCTCCCAAGTATGAGAGTTCATTGAGTTGTCCACGACTGGAAACCTTCATTAACTTATTGGTGCAACTGTGTACTATAATCCTAACATTCATCAAGCTTTTCAACTCTTACGATGGGTTACAGAATGATATATTACCTATAAGTTAGGCAGAATCATGGAAAGCACATTAATCAGTCACATGGATGCCTCAATGCAAGACAAGTTTCCCGAGTGGTGTATCACAGCTCAGCAATCCTCCTGCATAGTGCATAGAATGGGTTGATCAAGACGGAATTCATTTCTCAAGTTGGAGCTAATCAAATTTATGTTTGGACAGTAGAAGGAACCAGAAACCAGTATATATACTCGTAGGATTGAATAAGAAGGTGCAATATTAACATTACAAGCAATTTGCCCAAACCTTAGTTTCTCTGCTACATTTGCTCCATTTGCAGAGCCAAATCGATCAGTTGGACAACTTCAAGGTTCATTGTGATTCTGAGTCAGTTATGCTTAACTAGAGTCTTGTCCAGAATGATGCATACAACTAGAGTCTGATCCTACCCAAGTGTCATCGTGTCTTGGAAAATCCACCCAGGATATAGGGTGCTTGAAATCTTTAACTTGATCGACTGTAAGTAACGTCAGTGCATCACGGCTAACGATTATCTGAAGATGCCAAAGAACATAAATAAACAAAGGTTGCAATTAGAAAAACTAAATATGGTGCAGGAATACGAGTTCATCAATTAATTACATACCAGAAGGTGTATTCAGTATCTATTTCCCTTCCTTTGAAAATGGGATCATATGAGGTTTCACTAATTGTGACGTTTGGGATGCGAGAGATGAACTCGTCAGGAAGGCGGCCTAAGCTGTAACAATCTTCGATGAAAAGATTCTGCAGTGATGCATTTTGCAGAAGGAAGTCTGGCAGTTGTTTTAGTCTATGACACGACTGAATATACAAGGAAGAAAGGCGTGGCATTATTGAAATTGATTTCATTTGGGAATTAGAAGAATCCTCTTCTGCCTTTCCACCTAATTCCCACTTTTCTAAACTCCACAATCTGCCAAGATAGAGTGTTTCCAGACTCGGGAAGGATAATGATGTTTCTTCTTCTACTCCGTAAAATTCAGCTCCAATCTCTTCCGGACCAAACAAAAACAGCCTGACTACTTTAAGAGACGGTAGTTTCCCGAGAGGAGGCAAAACAGAGAACTGGCTGCCACAAAGATGAAAGGCTGTCAATCTAGTTAAATACGACGTCGTCATCCAATTGGGCCAGGTGGAGCCTTTATACCCCCAAATTACCAAAGACTCCAAATTTTCATGTGGTCGCAAGGCGTTCATTACCCCAGAATTTGTGTCGATGTCAGACAGAATAAGTCGTAAATAAGAAAGATGCAGTTTTTGATTCAATTCTGCTTTCTCGGCCTCACTTGCAGCATTTTCCCCAACCCTTGAAATACGGATGTCAAGACGGCGAAGCTGATTCATCATTCTCAGATCTCCTAATGTCAATGCTTCGGCAACTTCACTACAATGAACAGATGGGTCCCCGTCTAGTGTTCGCAAATTCCTTATACGCTTAATCCCTTTTGGTAAGTACTCAAGCGATCTACAAAAATTAACATGAAGGTGCTTCAAGTTAATCAACTTCCCCATTTTCTCAGGCACCTTTTCAAGGCACTCGCAAAAATCAAGCCTCAAAGTTTGCAAATTGCACAAGTTACACAGGCTTTCGGGTAATCTCCTCAAATTACGGTTATCAGACAAATCAAGATATCTCAAATATATCAAATCACCGATCTCCTCTGGCAGTTGACAGATGTCATTGCAactcaaattcaaagtcctTAGACGTTTCAACTGTGAAATTAAATCTGAGTCTATGGCAGTAATTCTTGAACCAAAAGTTGTCAGGGTACGCAAAATTTTGTTATTCGCTAATTTTGATATAAAAGATGGAAATGGACCATCATGTGCTGACATTAAGGTCAAATGGCGAACCCTATCATTTGCACTCGATGTCTCTGTTCCATGAGTACCCGTAGCCTCCATAGTAAGACACTCATTCTGGCTAAGATATTGTACAAAATCATGCACAGTATCATGCATTTTGCAGTGTATGATTTCCTTGGTAAGTGCATTTTGCTTGAAATCTTGGAACAAACATCGCATTATTAACTTGGCAAAAACTTCTCTACCTTGTGTTGCCTCTTCTCTGTTTTCTCCAACATTCAAATAGCCTTGTGACATCCACTGCTTGATAAGAATTTCTTTGTCGAACTCAAAATCTTTGGGATAAGTAGCACAATACAGAAGGCAACTCCTATCCTCCAAAGCCAAATCATAATAACTGAGTAATAATGGTCGAAAAACTTCTTCTTGAACCACTTTTACCTTCCATGTCTCACTGTTGAGAACTTCTTCCCATTCTCTGATTGTTTGCTTATGCAATAGAAGACTACCTAAAGTCTTCAGAACAAGAGGCAGACCATCACATTTTCTAACAATTTCCTCAGCAATATCTCCAAACCCCTTGTTGGACTTATCTTGTTCCCTATCCCAAAATGCAATTATATTGAATAGTTTCAAAGAATCTGAATGACTCAGCTTCTCCAAAATGATCATGTGACTGGTTGCCTTCATCATTCGAGCAACCCCCTGGTTTCGAGTGGTCACCAAAATTCTACTGCCTTCAGCACAGCTTTGCATTAGTAGTGGTAAACTCAACCTCTCCCACTCTGTTTGGTTTTCTGTCCACACATCATCAAGGACGAGGAGAAACTTTTTATCCTTGATACGTTTCTCGATCTCTTCTAATAATATTTGCAACACATTTGAACTATCTTGAGATTTTATTCCATTGACATGTTCAAGGATTTCTTTTGCAATCTTGATGACATCAAAAGGGTCTGAGACACAAACCCATGCTTTGATATCAAAATGGGCTTGAACTCGTGCATCCTTGAAGACTGATTGGGTAAAAGTTGTTTTCCCCAATCCTCCCATCCCTACAATGGGGATGACAAGGCCGGGACTCTCCTTCCCTAACAACTCACTCACCAACCTCTCCTTTTCAACTTCCCGCCCACATATGGTCGATACATCGACGAAAGATGAAGTTATACGCCGTGGATTAGGTTGTTCAACATTAAGTGCAGCAGCAGGCATGATGGATTGAAAGCTAAACTTgtttttgtcaacataaatctgAGTTAACTCTTCATTCAGATCTTTTATTGCACTACCAATCTTATAACGATGAGTTACCTCATTCAATCGGTCAAGACAAATGCAATTGGAACGTAATGAGAAACGTACCTCCACATCAGAACCTTGTGTTTCTTGCTTCTCAGCTTCTCGTTTCCCAATTTCAGTGTTCCAAGCGTCCAGCACGTCATCCATCTTGTACGACACGTCTTTGAGCTCAACCAACCAGTCTCTCACCGCGGGATCCGACACTTGCTTCTTCTCAGCATCGTGAAGCACATTCTGGATAAGTTTGAGGGTGCTTCTGAATTTGTCAACGTCCTTCTTAGCTTTCAAAACTAGTTTCACCCCTTCACTTGTATGGTGGTAAACAACTGAACCCAATTGTTCAACAAGGAGGTTGACGAGTGCCTCAGCCATTTCTTGATCGATTTGGAGATTGGTTCAGGATCAGTTTGAAAAGGCGGAAGCAAGCTAGAGGATTATCAACGGCAGCTAGCTATATATCTCTTCCCTTTCTTGTACCCAGTTCGTTTCTTTCGAGGAGGGACACCATCACTTTGGCATCTCTATGGCTCCACATGCAGCTACTTTTTGATCGAATTACCCCATTCATGATAGTCGTAGATCACACAAAAGAATCTGCACGACCCTTTCGCTTTTACTTTTCGTATTTTATGCATCTTTATCGCATTTCTGGAGTTGGGAATTAATTGGTTCACAATTAAGGAATCAGAGAAATATCAAGTAAGAATTGAATGAATTGCAAAGATCAAGAAATACTGATCTATGGTGCTGCTGCCACAATAAggataaaataataatattaataataataataataatatgttgtagtatatatgaatcATATTGTATATATGAGTCATggtataaatgtctatatcatgtatacaataggtacttgagtgtataatgtaggtatagtgacttgtgtgacaagctttatgccaaagtGCAACAAGCATGGCAATTATCATCATCACAATCACCATGTGGAGCTGCAGCTGTAAATGaagttgttatcaaattgagttactctttgagctttcacacttcaaatgtattcctataaatacctctttgTATGAGATGAATAAACCACTTGAATCCTCCATTCTATCTGAAagattactctctctctctctctctctctctgtatcaATTTATGCTTGTCctcaaacacgttatcagcacgaaattgctctagaattagaatcgaaAATCGACAAGAGAAGAGGAAGTTCATCAAGCAATAAAAGCCATTTTTCCAACCATAcaaaaaacctccaaaccctatcacatatcaaagcccttgatccAAGAAGCCCAGAACCGGCCTCAGAACTGCCAAAACAAGCCAGAAACTGCCTGAACCGGCTGACAGAAGATTTGAGCTGCTGCCGAGTGCTGCCAAAGGCTTGCCAAGCCCTGCCGAaagctgccgagcagctgcgcaGAAGCTGTCGAGAAGCCCTGCCGAGAGTTGCCGAGCAGCTGCGCAGACGCTGCCGAGAAGCCCTGCCGAGAgttgccgagcacctgccgaggaCCTGCGCAGCAACTGCCGAGCCacctgccgagctgctgccgacaGATCTGTAGGGCAAGTTTCCAACaatttttccggccactttcctGACACTTTTtgggacacttttccggccactttccggATACTTTTTCGACAACTTTCCCGCGACTTTTCGAGCTATTTTCCTGACTTTTCCAGCGACTTTTCGGTCACCTCCGACAAccttttccggtcaaattttccggcaaCATTATTCCAAGGTattatttactaaaagttcccgttttttgagtttttactccatttttcttctctttctttttctcgggaacttacaattaaaagcGGGATTACAGAAATTCACGCtaaatgaactaagagcgttcgtaatcatgAACTAAGAgagttcataatattcggactaagagtgtccgcaaacatcattgttttggtctaaatattattggaaattgatttcttggtagcatagctcggaaatcttattattttagctttcgtggaagtttaaactccgaaactaatatatcttctcttcttatcttcaggatgtcgaataaacctagactcgactttcaaatgcttgactcaacgggttcggaatatcatag contains these protein-coding regions:
- the LOC112176653 gene encoding putative disease resistance protein RGA3, with product MAEALVNLLVEQLGSVVYHHTSEGVKLVLKAKKDVDKFRSTLKLIQNVLHDAEKKQVSDPAVRDWLVELKDVSYKMDDVLDAWNTEIGKREAEKQETQGSDVEVRFSLRSNCICLDRLNEVTHRYKIGSAIKDLNEELTQIYVDKNKFSFQSIMPAAALNVEQPNPRRITSSFVDVSTICGREVEKERLVSELLGKESPGLVIPIVGMGGLGKTTFTQSVFKDARVQAHFDIKAWVCVSDPFDVIKIAKEILEHVNGIKSQDSSNVLQILLEEIEKRIKDKKFLLVLDDVWTENQTEWERLSLPLLMQSCAEGSRILVTTRNQGVARMMKATSHMIILEKLSHSDSLKLFNIIAFWDREQDKSNKGFGDIAEEIVRKCDGLPLVLKTLGSLLLHKQTIREWEEVLNSETWKVKVVQEEVFRPLLLSYYDLALEDRSCLLYCATYPKDFEFDKEILIKQWMSQGYLNVGENREEATQGREVFAKLIMRCLFQDFKQNALTKEIIHCKMHDTVHDFVQYLSQNECLTMEATGTHGTETSSANDRVRHLTLMSAHDGPFPSFISKLANNKILRTLTTFGSRITAIDSDLISQLKRLRTLNLSCNDICQLPEEIGDLIYLRYLDLSDNRNLRRLPESLCNLCNLQTLRLDFCECLEKVPEKMGKLINLKHLHVNFCRSLEYLPKGIKRIRNLRTLDGDPSVHCSEVAEALTLGDLRMMNQLRRLDIRISRVGENAASEAEKAELNQKLHLSYLRLILSDIDTNSGVMNALRPHENLESLVIWGYKGSTWPNWMTTSYLTRLTAFHLCGSQFSVLPPLGKLPSLKVVRLFLFGPEEIGAEFYGVEEETSLSFPSLETLYLGRLWSLEKWELGGKAEEDSSNSQMKSISIMPRLSSLYIQSCHRLKQLPDFLLQNASLQNLFIEDCYSLGRLPDEFISRIPNVTISETSYDPIFKGREIDTEYTF